In Parasteatoda tepidariorum isolate YZ-2023 chromosome 2, CAS_Ptep_4.0, whole genome shotgun sequence, one DNA window encodes the following:
- the LOC139425047 gene encoding uncharacterized protein — MLHLFRSGIICQLIHGRGYAASVVQRPEHREQATSGIALRVIGALKPHRPVKAGTPSGGYLHSNLSTCLDLSNVSFHESLPTMLDKKDCVPDFLRQLSLEIINKIPPNDIKIFSDGSKIDRQTGSGVFIETPRENYTLHQRNPDFCSVFRSELIAIDRGLEKILSEGHLGNTWILSDSRSSIQHLKNWALIGDKTSFSILQKVKLISQQHEVHFQWIPSHVDIHGNELADTLAKKGLDHPVPSTSELTYLELFARQKAQNKQKWLLPPIHYWYKAKRPGLSLSLPGDRQTNTCLSRLASGHLKCLTFSANQKVFPLCPKCQQNQASPEHILNCLGLDWNDIHSSPILVSDFLNVNGFIDLV, encoded by the exons atgctaCATTTATTTAGATCTGGTATCATTTGTCAACTGATTCATGGGAGGGGGTATGCAGCTTCTGTTGTCCAAAGACCGGAGCACCGTGAG CAAGCTACCTCCGGCATAGCCCTCCGGGTCATTGGTGCGCTCAAGCCTCACCGCCCCGTCAAGGCAGGAACACCATCTGGAGGTTATCTTCATAGCAATCTTAGTACTTGCTTGGATCTTTCCAATGTTAGTTTCCATGAAAGCCTCCCTACCATGCTTGACAAGAAAGACTGTGTGCCTGACTTCCTCAGACAATTGTCCCTGgaaatcatcaataaaatccCTCCAAACGACATCAAAATATTCTCTGATGGCAGTAAAATAGATAGACAGACTGGCAGTGGGGTATTTATTGAAACACCTCGAGAGAACTACACTCTTCATCAACGAAACCCCGATTTCTGCTCCGTCTTTCGAAGCGAACTAATTGCAATCGACAGGGGACTAGAGAAAATCTTGAGTGAAGGGCACCTTGGAAATACTTGGATACTATCTGACAGCCGTAGTTCAATTCAACACCTCAAAAATTGGGCCCTCATTGGAGATAAAACCAGTTTTTCGATCTTACAAAAAGTAAAGCTCATTTCCCAACAGCATGAGGTCCACTTTCAATGGATCCCGTCCCACGTCGATATCCACGGCAACGAGTTGGCTGACACTCTTGCAAAGAAGGGACTAGACCATCCAGTCCCCTCCACCTCAGAGCTTACATACCTTGAACTTTTTGCAAGGCAAAAGGCCCAGAACAAACAAAAGTGGCTGCTTCCACCTATTCACTACTGGTATAAAGCAAAAAGACCAGGACTCTCTCTATCTCTCCCTGGTGACAGGCAAACCAACACCTGCTTATCCCGACTGGCCAGTGGACACCTGAAATGTCTCacattttctgcaaatcaaaaagtctttcctctttgccctaaatgccaacaaaaccaggcatcacctgagcacaTCTTGAACTGTTTAGGGCTGGACTGGAATGACATTCATTCCTCTCCCATTCTGGTTTCGGATTTTCTGAATGTCAACGGATTcattgatctggtctga